The following are from one region of the Bacteroides sp. genome:
- a CDS encoding tail fiber domain-containing protein produces the protein DGLFQVKLSEITPFSQTHFSGADRWIGIQVGAGAEMSPRTKISSVGYAMQALETDPTWEGDLGPIGSIGRTGFVGIGTLSPQAPLEVASTGIPHIRLTNVSAGGDYVQKITFWKNETEKFAIGYDLWGEGDDLFTLYDTNLHGPVFNIKNGRVGINTTNPTALLHTEGTGTGEGNVVFVGEYKSTSPGAPPVSGAGTRMMWYSDKAAFRAGRVSLNQWDQGNVGNYSFATGFETTASGNLSTAMGYFSTASGYYSIAMGRSSLASGVNSTAIGDGATASSLTSVAVGSYNIGGGNPSTWVATDPIFEIGIGTSGSDKRNALTVLKNGNVGIGTIDPVYRLEVKSHTNGSYGIAGFYDSDDRPKVIIRQSGEAGFSYGAIHVYDATTPETTVLISGYGNNYFNNAGNFGIGATNPGYKLTVYGTAYCSAGAWTGSDIRWKKDISPMNQVLPLVMELKAVNYFLRTEEFPEMGFSTDPQIGLIAQEVEKIFPQLVSTDPNGFKSIAYDKLSVLLLEALKEQQAEIGELNSRFERLERTLENLVEK, from the coding sequence GATGGCTTGTTCCAGGTGAAGCTGAGCGAGATCACCCCCTTTAGCCAAACCCATTTCAGCGGTGCGGACCGCTGGATCGGCATCCAGGTGGGCGCAGGGGCCGAAATGAGTCCCCGCACCAAGATCTCCAGCGTGGGCTATGCGATGCAGGCCCTGGAGACTGACCCGACCTGGGAAGGCGATTTGGGCCCTATTGGCTCCATCGGCAGAACTGGCTTCGTTGGAATAGGAACATTAAGCCCTCAAGCCCCGCTGGAAGTGGCTTCCACCGGTATTCCGCATATTCGTTTAACGAATGTTTCAGCAGGAGGAGATTATGTCCAAAAAATCACCTTCTGGAAAAATGAAACGGAAAAATTTGCCATAGGATATGATCTCTGGGGTGAAGGAGATGATTTATTTACCCTGTACGACACCAATCTGCATGGACCCGTGTTCAATATTAAAAATGGACGTGTAGGGATCAATACAACAAACCCCACCGCCCTGCTCCACACAGAAGGCACAGGCACGGGGGAAGGCAATGTGGTTTTTGTTGGTGAATATAAGTCCACATCCCCCGGGGCACCCCCGGTATCCGGGGCTGGTACACGGATGATGTGGTATTCCGATAAAGCGGCTTTCAGGGCTGGACGGGTTAGCTTAAACCAGTGGGACCAAGGGAATGTAGGAAATTATTCTTTTGCAACGGGATTTGAAACAACTGCTTCAGGAAACCTTTCCACAGCAATGGGATATTTTTCCACAGCTTCGGGTTATTACTCAATCGCAATGGGAAGAAGTTCCCTTGCTTCAGGAGTAAATTCTACTGCAATAGGCGATGGTGCAACTGCTTCAAGCCTCACCTCTGTTGCTGTAGGAAGTTATAATATCGGTGGAGGAAATCCTTCCACCTGGGTTGCAACCGACCCCATTTTTGAAATAGGTATCGGAACATCAGGTTCAGACAAAAGAAATGCCCTGACGGTACTTAAAAACGGCAACGTGGGCATTGGCACCATCGACCCGGTCTATCGCCTTGAAGTAAAATCGCATACCAATGGAAGTTACGGAATTGCAGGGTTTTATGATTCGGATGACAGACCAAAAGTAATAATCCGGCAATCGGGTGAAGCAGGTTTCTCCTATGGGGCAATTCACGTATATGACGCTACTACCCCGGAAACAACGGTTTTAATTTCAGGATATGGAAACAACTATTTTAATAATGCAGGAAATTTCGGTATTGGAGCAACAAATCCTGGATATAAGCTAACGGTTTATGGAACTGCCTATTGCAGTGCTGGGGCCTGGACCGGATCGGATATCCGCTGGAAAAAAGACATCAGCCCGATGAACCAGGTGTTGCCACTGGTGATGGAATTGAAGGCCGTAAATTATTTCTTGAGAACCGAGGAATTCCCCGAAATGGGCTTCTCCACCGACCCCCAGATCGGCCTGATCGCCCAGGAGGTGGAGAAGATCTTCCCCCAACTGGTATCGACTGACCCCAATGGCTTTAAATCCATTGCCTACGATAAACTCAGCGTCCTTCTGCTGGAAGCCCTTAAAGAGCAGCAGGCAGAAATCGGAGAGCTTAACTCCCGATTTGAGCGACTGGAAAGGACGCTG